A window of Patescibacteria group bacterium genomic DNA:
ATTTCTAATTACTAATTTCCAATGAAACTTTCTAAAATTCTAAAAATTTGGAATTAGAAATTGGTTATTGGTAATTCCGTCGCAGAGCGACGGTTATAGGCGCTAGGTGTAAGATCCGTAAGGATTTCAGCCAAGGCGTACTAATTGATCCAACTGCGAATACCAACTTAGATCTAAAAGACGAATATCCGGATAGTAAATTTTTAACAAAACTTCGTTTTAGGAAAAGTTAAAAATTACTACCAGATTAACTTGATAATTGATTTTTTTATTGTTTAAATAAATTTGGCCGGTGACCATAGCTTATTGTGTCCCACCTGATTCCATTCCGAACTCAGCCGTGAAACCAATAAGCGCCGATGATACTCCCTTGGGGGAAAGTAGGTATTGCCGGCCATTTTTTATTTCTGCTGGACTAGAGTTATGATAAAATGTTTTTAATGAGCAACAAAATTGTTTACCAAGTTCAGAACAAGCCGAATTTGAAAGAACTGGAGCGCTTATTTGTTGCTGCCTTTAGCCAGAGTCCTGATTCAGATAAATTTACTCCAGAAACTGATCAAATTCTTAAAGAATGGCTTGATTTGAAAGAGCTTAAAAAATATCTCCCCTACGGAACTTTAATTGAAGCGAGGTGCCAAAAGCAATTAGTTGGTGCGGTTTTTATTGCCAAGCAGAATCCGATTACCTGGCCAGATGGCAGAAAAGCAGAAGGGTTTATTCTGGCGGTTTTACCCAAGTTTCGTAATCGGGGTATAGGCAAGCGATTAATAAAAATGCAAGAGATTGAGGCAAAAAAGTTTGGCGCGAAAAAGATAGTTATCAACACCCATGTTTTGTTAAAAGCAAATCAGAAATTGTTTCAGAGAATGGGTTATAAAAAAATTGGGATTTTGAAAGATTATTATGATAATGGCGATGCGGTGTTTTTTAGTAAAGATTTATAAAATTTATGAAACTAACCAGGCAGCACATTTTAGCTTTTTTAAAGACAAATAAGTTAATGCAGGTAGCAACAGCCGGAGATTTCCCCTGGATTGCTACGGTTTATTATTCTTTTGACAAAAGATTAAACCTCTATTTCTTAAGCAGTGAAAAAACTTTGCACAGCAAGCAAATTAAGCAGAATCCAAAAGTCAGTGTCGCGATTGCTGATTCGCGTCAGGATATAAAAAAGCCCAAGAAGGGTCTGCAGTTATACGGTTTATGCAAGGAAATCTCCGGAGCTGGGAAAATAAAACATGCCTTATCTTTATGGAAAGAATTTTTAAGCGTTGATGATCCGGAGCTAAGTTATGAGAATCTAAGAAAAGGTTTGACCGGCAAGATTTATAAGATTACTCCAAAAAGAATCAAGCTTTTTGACCAAGAACTGTTTAAGGACGTTGATGATGGAGAAGAGCCGGTGCTAGAACTATAGAACCCGGAAAACAGAAAACAGAAGCTTAAAAAACTATTCTCAAATTCTTAAGAATTTGAGAATAGTTTTTTAATTGCCCATAGCCCCTTTTTGAGTTAAAATTGATTTTATGAAGCGTTTTTTAAAACAGTTTGTTATTGCGGCAATTTACTTACTGATTTTTTCCGGAATCGGGCTTTTAGCTTGGAACATTTTTTATACCCCAACTTGTTTTGACGGCATAAAAAATCAAGGCGAAGAAGAAGTTGACTGCGGCGGGCCGTGCCAGTCTTGCGAGATTAAGACCCTATCTTATCCAATTGTCTTAAGAAAGTTTTTTCTGCTTGACCCAGAAGGCAATGCTTTTGACGCGGCAATTCAGCTGAAAAACCCAAATCTGAACTGGGGCTTAAAGTCTTTTGATTACCAGATCGATTTTAAAGACGTTTCGGGTTATGTTCTGCCCGGATCTTTGTATGGCAAATCGTTTTTAATGCCTAATGCTGGTCAATGGTTAATGGAAACCGCCAAATTTGCTCCGGCTGAAACCAGAGAGATAGAATTGAAGATTAATACTTCAACAATAGAGTGGAGCAAAATCAGGCCTTATGTGGCAGAGAACGAGTTTGTTATCAGGGACCAGCAGTTTAAACTTTTGTCGCCGCCAGCTTCTGGTTATGCGGAAGCAACCGGGGCGATTGAGAACAAATCGTCTTTTAATGTTAATGATGTTGAGATTCAGGCAGTGCTTTATGACAAAGACAAGCGGCTTATTAGTTTTGGCCGGACAACGATTTTTTCTCTGCGTCAGGGTGAGGTTCGGGAATTCAGGATTTTCTGGCCAAAGAAGTTTGTTAACCGCAATCCAGTTGCCGGTTTAGATATTCTTGCCAATATCAACTTTTTGGCTGACGAAAGTTTTTTGCAGCGATACCAATATTAGCCATTAGCGACTCGAAAAACTCGAATTTCACCCGAATGACGTGAAGGATAATAAAGTTAAAGGTTTAAATAAATATGGGACTTAATAAAAATTTTAACGGGGCTGAAAAAGATTCTTCCGAAGAGGCACAAATAGATGCAATAATTTTACAAGTTGAGCAAGATATAAAGCGCTTAGAAGAAGAGATAGCAAAGGCGGAAGCAGAACTGGCTGTAAATCAAAAGATCAAAAAAGTTTTGGATGTTTTAAAAAGTGACAAAATTGACAATCCTGATGGTTTGCGTGCGTTGATTAAGGAAATAGATTCAGAGATCGAGAAATTGGGAATGGCTCAAGAAGTGGATTTTTGGCCGGAGCTGGAAAAAGAAGTTGAGAGTCTGCTTGAGAATTATAGATTATGACATTTAATTTTTGAATTTCTCTATATGCTGATTAAAAAACTTGATTGGTGGCTTTTGGGTTCAGTTGCGGTTTTGTTAGTTTTGAGTTTGGCGATTCTTTATTCTTTGGGTACGACTAAAACAGAAAATTTGACTTGGTTTTATCGTCAGGCAGTTTGGATTGTCGTTGGTTTAGCCGGCTGTATTTTTTTGAGCCTAATGGACTTTCGGGGCTTTAGCACCTCACCCTTTATAATTTTGATTTTATATTTTTTTGTTATTGTTTTGTTAATCAGTGTTTTGGTTTTTGGCAAGACCATCTCTGGCAACCGAGCTTGGTTTGCGATTGGGCCGTTTACCTTCCAGCCGGTTGAGTTTGCCAAACTGGTTTTAATTTTATTTTTGGCCGGATATTTTTCAGAAAAAAACATTGAGATTTGGCGGATTAGGCACATCTTTATTTCTGGAGCAGCGCTTTTTGGGATTTTGGGCTTGGTTTTACTCCAGCCGGACTGGGGTTCTGGCTTGGTTTTGGCAGGTATTTGGTTTTTGATGTTGTTAGTCAGCGGCGCCAGGACTAAACAAGTTTTACTTATAATTCTCTCATTCATAATTCTTGTTTTAATCAGTTGGCAATGGTTTTTTACTGAAAATCAACAGCAGAGAATCACTGGTTTTTTATTCCCCCAACAAGATCCTTACGGCGTTTCTTATAGCCAGAGACAGGCTTTGATTGCCTTAGGTTCAGGCGGTCTCTGGGGGAAGGGTTTGGGCAGAGGCACTCAAACCCAATTAGGGTTTTTGCCCGCTTCGCGAACTGATTTTATTTTTTCCAGCATTGGCGAGGAGCTTGGTTTTTTGGGCGTTTCCGCGGTCTTGGTTAGTTTGGGAATAATTTTCTGGCGGTTAATCTTATTGGGTTTGTCAGGAATGAACAATTATGTTAAATTGTTTTCTCTTGGCTATCTGGCTTGGCTTTTTGTTGAAACCGTAATTCATCTCGGAATGAACTTAGGGTTTTTGCCGGTAATTGGCATAGGTTTGCCATTTGTCAGTTACGGCGGCTCGCATTTGCTGGCACTGTTTATAGGTTTGGGGATAATTAACAGTATCCAGATCTACGGCAAGTAGCTGTTCTGTGATAGAATTTAGAACAATCATTTGAATTTTCAATTTTTCTGGCTTCACCCAATCTTGTTGTAGTCACGCTAGATCTCGCATAGCGAGATAAAGAGAAACACTGGATTTTTTCACCAGAGGCGGACCGTCCCCGGTGAGCAATATTTTAATTTTCAAACTTTTAGAAATTGGTTCATTGGGATTTGATTGGAAATTGAAAATTGGTAATTGAGAATTATTTCAACATGGTTAAAACTTCAATTTTAACTGAACAGGAATCAGCCGAGTTTTTGAAAAAAGAAAAGCTTGGCTTGGGT
This region includes:
- a CDS encoding N-acetyltransferase: MSNKIVYQVQNKPNLKELERLFVAAFSQSPDSDKFTPETDQILKEWLDLKELKKYLPYGTLIEARCQKQLVGAVFIAKQNPITWPDGRKAEGFILAVLPKFRNRGIGKRLIKMQEIEAKKFGAKKIVINTHVLLKANQKLFQRMGYKKIGILKDYYDNGDAVFFSKDL
- a CDS encoding pyridoxamine 5'-phosphate oxidase family protein; amino-acid sequence: MKLTRQHILAFLKTNKLMQVATAGDFPWIATVYYSFDKRLNLYFLSSEKTLHSKQIKQNPKVSVAIADSRQDIKKPKKGLQLYGLCKEISGAGKIKHALSLWKEFLSVDDPELSYENLRKGLTGKIYKITPKRIKLFDQELFKDVDDGEEPVLEL
- a CDS encoding FxLYD domain-containing protein gives rise to the protein MKRFLKQFVIAAIYLLIFSGIGLLAWNIFYTPTCFDGIKNQGEEEVDCGGPCQSCEIKTLSYPIVLRKFFLLDPEGNAFDAAIQLKNPNLNWGLKSFDYQIDFKDVSGYVLPGSLYGKSFLMPNAGQWLMETAKFAPAETREIELKINTSTIEWSKIRPYVAENEFVIRDQQFKLLSPPASGYAEATGAIENKSSFNVNDVEIQAVLYDKDKRLISFGRTTIFSLRQGEVREFRIFWPKKFVNRNPVAGLDILANINFLADESFLQRYQY
- a CDS encoding FtsW/RodA/SpoVE family cell cycle protein, with translation MLIKKLDWWLLGSVAVLLVLSLAILYSLGTTKTENLTWFYRQAVWIVVGLAGCIFLSLMDFRGFSTSPFIILILYFFVIVLLISVLVFGKTISGNRAWFAIGPFTFQPVEFAKLVLILFLAGYFSEKNIEIWRIRHIFISGAALFGILGLVLLQPDWGSGLVLAGIWFLMLLVSGARTKQVLLIILSFIILVLISWQWFFTENQQQRITGFLFPQQDPYGVSYSQRQALIALGSGGLWGKGLGRGTQTQLGFLPASRTDFIFSSIGEELGFLGVSAVLVSLGIIFWRLILLGLSGMNNYVKLFSLGYLAWLFVETVIHLGMNLGFLPVIGIGLPFVSYGGSHLLALFIGLGIINSIQIYGK